A genomic region of Criblamydia sequanensis CRIB-18 contains the following coding sequences:
- a CDS encoding deoxyribonuclease IV produces the protein MENKERPILIGAHTSAAGGVHNALLEGVSIGASTIQLFTANQRQWKAKPLSKEQVDLFAKTLAETGLQEIMSHDSYLINLGSNNPEILLKSRQAFKEEIERCRLLNLTYLNFHPGAYTTSSEEECLETIVASILECQKILEDSPTRLLIETTAGQGTALGFRFEHIAYLVERLEKKVPIGVCMDTCHSFVAGYDLRTKDALDAMLKEFDRIVGLSHLRAFHLNDSTKGLGSRVDRHKPIGEGEIGLEAFRNLMNDERTRFIPKYLETPGGPELWKKEIALLKSLNIR, from the coding sequence ATGGAAAATAAAGAGCGACCCATCTTAATTGGCGCCCACACCTCGGCTGCCGGCGGCGTTCATAATGCCCTCCTTGAAGGGGTAAGCATCGGCGCTTCAACCATTCAACTTTTCACCGCCAATCAAAGGCAATGGAAAGCAAAGCCCCTTTCAAAAGAGCAAGTCGATTTGTTTGCTAAAACACTTGCCGAGACAGGGCTCCAAGAAATCATGAGCCATGACAGCTATTTAATAAATTTGGGAAGCAATAACCCTGAAATTTTATTAAAAAGCCGCCAGGCCTTTAAGGAAGAAATTGAAAGATGTCGGTTATTAAACCTGACGTATCTTAATTTTCATCCCGGCGCTTACACCACTTCTTCTGAAGAAGAGTGTTTGGAGACAATTGTTGCAAGTATTTTAGAATGCCAAAAGATTTTAGAAGATAGCCCGACAAGGCTTCTTATTGAGACAACGGCAGGTCAGGGAACAGCTTTAGGTTTTCGTTTTGAACATATTGCGTATTTGGTAGAGAGACTTGAAAAAAAAGTGCCGATTGGCGTCTGTATGGATACCTGTCATAGCTTTGTAGCAGGCTATGATTTAAGAACTAAAGATGCGCTCGATGCGATGCTTAAAGAGTTTGATCGTATCGTCGGGCTTTCTCATCTAAGGGCTTTTCACCTTAATGATTCTACAAAAGGACTCGGATCAAGAGTCGATCGGCATAAGCCTATTGGCGAAGGCGAAATCGGCCTTGAGGCTTTCCGGAATTTAATGAATGACGAAAGGACAAGGTTTATTCCAAAATACCTTGAAACCCCAGGTGGACCGGAGCTTTGGAAAAAAGAGATCGCTCTCTTAAAATCTTTAAATATCAGATAA
- the asnS gene encoding asparagine--tRNA ligase yields MRVKVKQIKSGGEKNAFLGKEVTVKGWIRTVRNQKTFSFVELNDGSSLTSLQIVVDQKLPNYAELISDLNTGASIAATGKIVEGVDKKQLEMHADSLEIIGKCDPETYPLQKKRHSFEFLRTIAHLRPRTNTLGAVARIRNALAYATHQFFQDRGFLYVHTPIITTSDCEGAGQLFQVTTLNVDNLPKTKEGKIDYSKDFFQKPAYLTVSGQLEGEIYASAVSDIYTFGPTFRAENSNTARHLAEFWMIEPEMAFADINDNMDNVEAYLKFVFQYVLDNCREDMLFFNKYISPGVLDTLQKIVGTPFERASYTYAVRILEKSGENFQFPIKWGMDLQSEHERYLVEKFFDKPVIITDYPKDIKAFYMKENNDGKTVAAMDVLVPKVGELVGGSQREDRLDILEEKLERQGLPKDNYWWYLELRKYGSIPHAGYGVGFERLIRFVTGMENIRDVIPFPRYPGSAEF; encoded by the coding sequence ATGCGCGTTAAAGTGAAACAGATCAAATCAGGCGGTGAAAAAAACGCTTTTCTTGGCAAGGAAGTAACTGTAAAAGGTTGGATCCGGACTGTTAGAAATCAAAAAACGTTTAGTTTTGTTGAGTTAAACGATGGTTCAAGTTTGACAAGCTTACAGATAGTTGTCGATCAAAAATTACCTAACTATGCCGAGCTTATTTCAGATTTAAATACCGGAGCCTCAATCGCAGCCACAGGAAAAATTGTTGAAGGCGTCGATAAAAAGCAGTTAGAGATGCATGCGGATTCTCTTGAAATCATCGGTAAATGCGATCCAGAGACTTATCCTCTTCAAAAGAAGAGGCATTCTTTTGAGTTTTTAAGAACAATTGCCCATCTCCGTCCAAGGACAAACACACTTGGCGCTGTTGCAAGGATTAGAAACGCTTTAGCCTACGCAACGCACCAATTCTTCCAAGATAGAGGCTTTCTATACGTTCACACACCCATTATCACAACTTCCGACTGCGAAGGGGCAGGTCAGCTTTTTCAAGTCACTACTTTAAATGTTGACAATCTTCCTAAGACTAAAGAGGGAAAAATAGACTATTCCAAAGATTTCTTTCAAAAACCGGCTTACCTCACTGTTTCCGGGCAATTAGAAGGAGAAATTTATGCTTCTGCGGTCAGCGATATTTATACCTTTGGACCCACCTTTAGAGCAGAAAATTCAAATACTGCAAGACATTTAGCTGAATTTTGGATGATTGAGCCTGAGATGGCGTTTGCCGATATAAACGATAACATGGATAACGTTGAAGCTTATCTCAAATTCGTATTTCAGTATGTTCTTGATAACTGCCGCGAGGATATGCTCTTTTTTAATAAGTATATTTCTCCCGGTGTGTTAGATACCCTTCAGAAAATAGTGGGAACCCCATTTGAAAGAGCAAGCTATACTTACGCGGTTCGCATCCTGGAAAAGTCCGGGGAAAATTTTCAGTTTCCAATTAAATGGGGAATGGACTTGCAATCCGAACATGAGCGATACTTAGTTGAGAAGTTCTTTGATAAGCCGGTCATTATTACCGACTATCCAAAAGATATTAAAGCTTTCTATATGAAAGAAAATAATGATGGAAAGACCGTAGCCGCAATGGACGTGCTAGTTCCTAAAGTTGGGGAGCTTGTGGGCGGAAGCCAAAGAGAAGATCGCTTAGATATTCTAGAAGAGAAATTGGAAAGGCAAGGCCTTCCAAAAGATAATTATTGGTGGTATTTGGAGCTTCGGAAGTACGGGTCCATTCCGCATGCCGGTTATGGGGTCGGATTTGAGCGTCTCATCCGATTCGTCACAGGCATGGAAAATATTCGGGATGTGATTCCATTCCCAAGGTATCCGGGAAGCGCCGAGTTCTAA
- a CDS encoding glycosyltransferase family 92 protein: MQARIFLLLAYFFHSASLFSDYNYKLGALLIFRDEAPYLKEWIEYHKLLGVQKFYCYNNLSQDNPKKVLKPYIDSGEVELLSWNMESTNNQEWNACQCLAYTDGMIRALKDKVKWLCVIDSDEFLVPRTKSTLLEVLKPYEKDNKLGGVRVMWVMFGTSNVKKIPENKLLIESLTLNEGYKGGMWKSICRPDRVNCGTLVGCHTPEYLYGYHDKTLSFEEMQCNHYWTRDEDYLFNIKIPRKIKLSDGVSLETCLEWNESFNKETVAGEAILKFIPALRKKMGLLLSR, translated from the coding sequence ATGCAAGCTAGAATCTTTTTACTATTGGCCTATTTTTTCCATTCTGCTTCTCTTTTCTCCGACTACAACTATAAGCTCGGAGCGCTTCTTATTTTTCGTGATGAAGCCCCCTACCTTAAAGAGTGGATCGAATACCATAAACTGCTTGGAGTTCAGAAGTTCTATTGTTATAACAACTTGAGCCAAGATAACCCCAAAAAAGTTTTAAAACCTTACATAGACAGCGGCGAAGTAGAACTTCTTAGCTGGAACATGGAATCTACAAATAATCAGGAGTGGAATGCCTGCCAATGCCTTGCTTATACTGATGGCATGATCCGGGCTTTGAAAGACAAAGTAAAGTGGCTTTGCGTTATCGATTCAGATGAATTTTTAGTCCCTAGAACAAAAAGTACCCTTTTAGAAGTGCTGAAGCCTTACGAAAAGGATAATAAGCTAGGCGGGGTTCGTGTCATGTGGGTCATGTTCGGCACCTCTAATGTTAAAAAAATCCCGGAAAATAAGCTTTTGATTGAAAGTCTAACTTTAAATGAAGGCTATAAGGGCGGTATGTGGAAAAGCATTTGCAGGCCGGATCGAGTTAATTGCGGCACATTAGTTGGTTGCCATACTCCGGAATACCTTTATGGCTATCATGATAAAACCTTGTCTTTTGAAGAGATGCAGTGCAACCACTATTGGACACGTGATGAAGACTATCTATTCAATATAAAAATCCCAAGAAAAATAAAGTTAAGCGATGGTGTGAGCTTAGAAACTTGTCTTGAGTGGAACGAAAGTTTCAATAAGGAAACAGTGGCAGGAGAGGCCATTTTAAAATTTATTCCGGCCCTTCGAAAAAAAATGGGGCTTCTTCTCAGCCGCTAA
- the pseB gene encoding UDP-N-acetylglucosamine 4,6-dehydratase (inverting), which yields MNYKNFFKDKSLLITGGTGSFGRKFAKKILLEYDPRRVIIFSRDEWKQWVMRQEDPIFDDPRIRFFLGDVRDLQRLTRAFNDVDYIIHAAALKQVPAAEYNPSEFLKTNVIGGMNVIEAAITAGVQKVIALSSDKACNPINLYGASKLCADKLFINGNVYVGKKGSPIFSVVRYGNVIGSRGSIIPLWQNQALIAKRLTITDPRMTRFWITLDQAVDFVIFALVDARGGELYVPKIPSMKIVDLAEAIAPKVEHIYTGAREGEKLHEIMICVEDAPHTVDQKTHYIIIPETHSRNPAFLDPFLMDRSKETLPEGFAYTSENNKEWLSIEKLRKLISEEKI from the coding sequence ATGAATTATAAAAATTTCTTTAAAGATAAATCTCTCCTGATTACCGGAGGCACCGGCAGTTTCGGGAGAAAATTCGCCAAAAAAATTCTCCTAGAGTACGATCCTCGCCGCGTGATTATTTTTAGCCGCGATGAATGGAAGCAATGGGTTATGCGTCAAGAGGATCCGATCTTTGACGACCCTCGAATCCGTTTTTTCTTAGGAGATGTTCGGGATCTTCAAAGACTGACACGCGCTTTTAATGATGTGGATTATATTATACATGCCGCGGCTTTAAAGCAAGTCCCTGCAGCTGAGTACAATCCTTCTGAATTTTTAAAGACGAACGTTATCGGGGGGATGAATGTCATAGAAGCTGCAATAACAGCCGGGGTTCAAAAAGTCATTGCTTTAAGTTCAGATAAGGCTTGCAACCCTATAAATTTATATGGGGCAAGCAAACTTTGCGCTGATAAGTTATTCATTAATGGTAATGTTTATGTCGGCAAAAAAGGTTCGCCTATCTTTTCAGTCGTTCGCTATGGCAACGTTATAGGAAGCCGCGGCAGCATCATTCCCCTTTGGCAAAACCAAGCGCTTATCGCTAAGAGATTAACTATCACCGATCCTAGGATGACAAGGTTTTGGATTACTCTTGATCAAGCCGTTGATTTTGTTATTTTTGCTCTAGTCGATGCAAGAGGCGGGGAGCTTTATGTTCCTAAAATCCCATCGATGAAAATTGTAGATTTGGCTGAAGCTATTGCCCCTAAAGTTGAACACATTTATACAGGGGCAAGGGAGGGAGAAAAACTTCATGAAATCATGATTTGTGTGGAAGATGCTCCGCATACCGTAGATCAAAAAACTCACTACATCATCATCCCTGAAACGCACTCAAGAAATCCCGCTTTCCTAGATCCTTTTCTTATGGATCGGTCAAAAGAAACTTTGCCTGAAGGATTTGCTTATACTTCTGAGAACAATAAAGAGTGGCTTTCGATCGAAAAGCTTAGAAAGTTAATCTCGGAAGAGAAAATATAA
- a CDS encoding DNA topoisomerase IV subunit B, which produces MAKKYDESTVQTLDALEHIRLRSGMYIGRLGDGSNPDDGIYIMLKEVIDNSIDEFIMNHGDEVDVLVDFDEGKISVRDYGRGIPLGKVIECVSQINTGAKYNDDVFQFSVGLNGVGTKAVNALSQHFFVKSHRGGQFFQAEFNKGKLIQEKKGKTSEADGTLVEFIPDKEIFKKYRFEKEFIEKRMWHYAYLNSGLKLKFNGEIIFSNNGLLDLLNEEVRESEQLYEPLHYRGKFLEFTFLHTQSYGETFFSFVNGQYTADGGTHLSAFKEGLLKGVNEFSKKNFQGMDVREGMVGCVLVKVKEPIFESQTKNKLGNTEIRGPIVQEVKEAVVNLLYKYPEIAKKIIERIVFNEKLRKELAAVKKEAKEKQKKISFKIPKLRDCKYHLGDSSSKGSESMIFLTEGDSASASIVASRDPLTQAVFSLRGKPLNVFGMKLDQLYKNEEMYNVMSALNIEDDLSNLRYQKVILATDADVDGMHIRNLLITFFLTYFEGLVMNGHLYVLETPLFKVRNREKTFYCYSEEERDKAIKTLKKGVEITRFKGLGEISPNEFKQFISKDIKLIPVTVRNFSDIRPTLEFYMGKNTPERKSFIMENLINEEKLL; this is translated from the coding sequence ATGGCAAAAAAATATGATGAAAGCACGGTACAAACCCTAGACGCGCTAGAGCATATACGCCTGCGTTCGGGGATGTATATAGGCCGGCTTGGAGATGGTTCCAATCCCGATGATGGGATTTATATCATGCTGAAAGAAGTCATAGACAATAGTATAGATGAATTCATCATGAATCACGGGGATGAAGTAGATGTTCTTGTGGATTTTGACGAAGGGAAAATCTCTGTAAGAGATTATGGGCGTGGAATTCCTCTTGGAAAGGTCATTGAATGCGTAAGTCAAATCAATACAGGCGCCAAGTACAATGACGATGTCTTTCAATTTTCCGTCGGACTTAATGGGGTTGGCACAAAAGCTGTCAATGCGCTCTCTCAACATTTTTTTGTAAAAAGCCATAGGGGAGGACAGTTTTTTCAAGCTGAATTCAATAAGGGTAAATTGATTCAGGAGAAAAAAGGAAAAACAAGTGAGGCGGACGGGACTCTGGTAGAGTTTATCCCTGATAAAGAAATTTTTAAAAAATATCGTTTTGAGAAAGAGTTCATTGAAAAAAGGATGTGGCATTATGCCTACTTAAATTCTGGCTTGAAGCTCAAATTCAACGGTGAAATAATTTTTTCAAATAATGGACTTTTAGATCTTTTAAACGAAGAGGTTAGAGAAAGCGAACAGCTTTATGAGCCTTTGCATTACCGAGGCAAATTTCTTGAGTTCACCTTCCTTCATACCCAAAGCTATGGCGAAACCTTTTTTTCGTTTGTAAACGGACAATACACAGCCGATGGCGGAACCCATCTTTCCGCTTTTAAAGAAGGCCTTTTAAAAGGGGTCAATGAATTCTCTAAGAAGAATTTTCAAGGAATGGACGTTCGGGAGGGGATGGTAGGCTGCGTTTTAGTAAAAGTAAAGGAACCGATTTTTGAATCCCAAACTAAAAATAAACTTGGAAACACAGAAATTCGGGGCCCTATTGTCCAAGAAGTTAAAGAAGCGGTCGTCAATCTCCTCTATAAGTACCCTGAAATTGCAAAAAAAATTATCGAGAGAATCGTTTTTAACGAGAAGCTTAGAAAAGAGCTTGCCGCTGTAAAAAAAGAGGCTAAAGAGAAGCAAAAGAAAATTTCATTTAAGATCCCTAAACTTCGCGACTGCAAATATCACCTTGGAGATTCATCCTCGAAGGGAAGCGAATCGATGATTTTTCTGACAGAAGGGGATTCAGCTTCAGCATCAATTGTGGCGTCAAGAGACCCTCTTACACAAGCTGTGTTTTCTCTTCGCGGAAAACCCTTGAATGTGTTTGGCATGAAGCTTGACCAGCTCTATAAAAATGAAGAGATGTATAACGTAATGAGCGCTTTAAATATCGAAGATGATTTAAGTAATCTTAGATATCAAAAAGTTATCTTAGCGACCGATGCAGACGTCGACGGGATGCATATTAGAAATTTGCTTATTACTTTTTTTCTAACTTACTTTGAAGGGCTTGTAATGAATGGCCATCTCTATGTGCTGGAAACACCCCTATTCAAAGTTCGCAACCGGGAAAAAACCTTTTATTGCTATAGCGAAGAAGAAAGGGATAAGGCTATAAAAACCTTGAAAAAAGGCGTTGAGATCACAAGGTTTAAAGGGCTTGGCGAAATTTCTCCTAATGAATTCAAACAATTTATTTCGAAAGATATTAAGCTCATCCCTGTGACAGTAAGAAATTTTTCAGATATTAGGCCCACACTTGAGTTCTATATGGGAAAAAATACTCCTGAGCGTAAAAGCTTTATCATGGAGAACCTTATCAATGAAGAGAAACTTTTGTAA
- a CDS encoding DNA topoisomerase IV subunit A: MDDLKQQMRGNFLTYASYVILDRAIPDVVDGLKPVQRRILHTLFRIDDGKLHKVANVAGQTMALHPHGDAPITDALINLANKGFLIDRQGNFGNLYTGDPAAAARYIEARLSPLSKETLFNPDLTEMVPSYDGRNLEPVTLPAKIPLLLMQGAEGIAVGMSTKILPHNFIELLEAEIAILEGEDFLLIPDFPTGGILDASDYRKGLGKVKLRAKIDKPDAKTLVIREVCYGTTTESLIQSIDEAAKKGKIKIESIDDYTSENVEIEIKLARGHYAEDVEKALYAYTECEVSLSSQIVVIKDNLPWETDVHEILRNHVELLKTYLKRELEIKRDHLLEKIFERSLEQIFIENRLYKAIENIKSEDKLDETVELSLAPYHKYLMRVPTKEDRQRLLQIPIRRISKFDINENEEKIASYNQELDEVEKDLKNIKKVAIRFIRNLIKKFGDDYKRKTEISSIEEVDKRSMEVRKIKVGFDPIGGFLGTKVTADISLECTNFDRLLILYKDGSYRVIPIPEKNYIKEGNKSIAFVGIADKKTLFNVVYKDPETHMAFAKRFVIKQFILEKDYEYLEPGMELSYLSTDVSPALEIIFIPKQKQKISKIIFDMNGVLVKGVSAKGVRIANRPVKKIKAIKDFEN, encoded by the coding sequence ATGGATGATTTAAAGCAGCAGATGCGCGGGAATTTTTTAACCTACGCCTCTTATGTAATTTTAGATAGGGCTATACCGGATGTCGTTGATGGGCTTAAGCCGGTTCAAAGGCGCATTCTTCATACTCTTTTTAGAATTGATGACGGAAAATTGCATAAAGTGGCAAATGTTGCGGGTCAAACCATGGCTCTTCACCCGCATGGCGATGCGCCGATCACCGATGCCCTTATAAACCTTGCGAATAAAGGCTTTTTAATAGACAGGCAAGGTAATTTCGGCAATCTTTACACCGGAGATCCGGCGGCAGCGGCAAGGTATATAGAAGCTCGTTTGTCACCTTTAAGCAAAGAAACGTTATTCAACCCTGACTTAACAGAAATGGTCCCATCTTACGATGGCAGAAATCTTGAGCCTGTTACACTTCCTGCAAAAATTCCCTTGCTGCTTATGCAAGGAGCTGAAGGGATTGCAGTTGGAATGTCGACTAAAATCCTTCCTCATAACTTTATAGAACTTCTCGAGGCTGAGATTGCTATATTGGAAGGGGAGGATTTCCTCTTGATTCCGGATTTTCCGACAGGCGGCATTTTAGATGCTAGCGATTATAGAAAGGGGCTTGGAAAAGTTAAGCTTCGAGCTAAAATAGATAAACCTGATGCCAAAACCTTAGTCATTCGTGAAGTTTGCTATGGGACAACAACTGAGAGTTTGATTCAATCCATTGATGAAGCCGCAAAAAAAGGGAAAATCAAAATTGAATCCATTGACGACTACACCTCTGAAAATGTCGAAATTGAGATTAAGCTTGCAAGAGGCCACTATGCCGAAGACGTTGAAAAAGCTCTCTACGCTTATACAGAATGCGAAGTTTCTCTCTCCTCGCAAATTGTAGTGATTAAAGATAATTTGCCATGGGAAACCGATGTTCATGAAATCCTAAGAAACCATGTTGAGCTTTTAAAGACATATCTCAAAAGAGAATTAGAAATCAAAAGAGATCATTTACTCGAGAAAATATTTGAAAGGTCTCTCGAGCAAATTTTTATCGAAAATAGGCTCTATAAAGCCATTGAAAATATAAAATCTGAAGATAAATTGGATGAAACGGTTGAATTGAGTTTGGCGCCTTATCATAAATACCTGATGAGGGTGCCGACAAAAGAAGATCGTCAGCGGCTCCTTCAGATACCTATTCGAAGGATTTCAAAATTCGATATCAACGAAAATGAAGAAAAAATTGCTTCTTATAATCAAGAGCTTGATGAAGTCGAAAAGGATTTAAAAAACATCAAAAAGGTAGCTATCCGCTTTATCAGGAATTTGATTAAGAAATTTGGAGATGATTATAAAAGAAAAACAGAAATAAGCTCGATTGAGGAAGTCGACAAGCGATCCATGGAAGTTCGAAAAATTAAAGTTGGTTTTGACCCGATCGGAGGCTTTCTTGGAACAAAAGTAACTGCCGATATCTCATTGGAATGCACAAATTTTGATAGGCTTTTGATTTTATATAAAGATGGCAGTTATCGAGTCATTCCGATTCCAGAGAAAAATTATATTAAAGAAGGAAATAAATCGATCGCCTTTGTTGGCATTGCAGATAAAAAAACCCTCTTTAATGTTGTTTATAAAGACCCTGAAACTCACATGGCATTTGCTAAACGATTTGTCATTAAGCAATTTATTTTAGAGAAAGACTATGAATACCTAGAACCTGGCATGGAGCTTAGTTACCTCTCAACAGATGTTTCTCCGGCTCTTGAAATTATCTTCATTCCTAAACAAAAGCAAAAAATAAGTAAAATTATTTTCGACATGAATGGAGTGCTAGTGAAAGGTGTTTCCGCAAAAGGTGTTCGCATAGCAAACAGACCCGTAAAGAAAATTAAAGCGATAAAAGATTTTGAGAATTGA
- a CDS encoding regulatory protein RecX, translating to MTIQIEIKTVNKDCLEVYIDEDLVKKAHKKIFGNLSLGRNNFSSLDELEQLLIEKEKNGARSYLARCLGRKNLHSLEADKILSSLFVSFNTIQEVLMDFKDKGYLDDARYVTQFIHHHSSRGKGSRWIHQKLKQIGLEENEIRMSLHQMDAHSNQESLSALITKKSARQDINNPKFKRRLIGFLMRRGFSYEDISKALSIDEIS from the coding sequence ATGACGATTCAAATCGAAATTAAGACAGTTAATAAAGATTGCTTAGAAGTTTATATTGATGAGGATTTGGTAAAAAAAGCTCATAAAAAAATATTCGGGAATCTTTCTTTGGGGAGAAACAATTTTTCAAGTTTAGATGAGCTTGAGCAATTGCTCATTGAAAAAGAAAAAAATGGAGCTAGAAGCTATCTTGCAAGATGTTTAGGCAGAAAAAATCTTCACTCATTAGAAGCTGATAAAATTTTAAGTAGTCTTTTTGTTTCTTTTAATACCATTCAAGAGGTCTTAATGGATTTTAAAGACAAAGGCTATCTTGATGATGCGCGGTATGTCACCCAATTTATCCATCATCATTCAAGCCGGGGAAAAGGCTCGAGGTGGATTCACCAAAAGCTTAAACAAATAGGCCTCGAAGAGAATGAAATCAGAATGAGCCTTCATCAAATGGACGCTCATTCTAATCAAGAAAGCCTAAGCGCTCTTATAACCAAAAAATCAGCCCGTCAAGATATCAACAATCCAAAATTTAAAAGACGCTTAATTGGTTTTTTGATGCGAAGGGGTTTTAGCTATGAAGACATCTCTAAAGCTTTATCCATTGACGAAATAAGCTAA
- a CDS encoding tetratricopeptide repeat protein, whose amino-acid sequence MDGVNRSGVYTSQPFEEERKPLTPKDAETIKLLSSIIVKTNTPHTPLAALAVIYFRSGWYAEALEMTTRALESAPKIQDVFQAVLCRAEFESSHGMKEDAERDYLKLKECQSAIPESFQSRIEALKRSLEVPLEDGVSNRIKEITLSLPGSKTPWLLHKERSQCYLYQKQYGRALLDIRRAASLAPNLYEVWEAIYFRTRYLMQKNMLKIAFKSLDELSICLDQMKESEKEKLEKLKNTLVRQNLKPKKDPIYQLASGGCKEPSQAFQARLKDFKEKEAEEKEDLLSKAISLKKKHEGSLQRLIEDLKIDTHAGPFQYYRAEALYHEGRYSEALDILNASIEDEIENPHLYFLRSCIYYSLQNLEKALEDIELALLLSPIEVKEYLHTAEIITARLEGGVYVSLDFQEEARKKLDIVKKNIFLHGESSELLFEKINLHLMLQEQEEAKKDALKLKERLSEDDPHYEKVLDILQFLNGEGTSS is encoded by the coding sequence ATGGATGGCGTCAACCGAAGTGGCGTTTATACCTCTCAACCTTTTGAAGAGGAAAGAAAGCCTTTAACCCCGAAAGATGCAGAAACAATCAAATTACTAAGCAGCATTATAGTTAAAACAAATACCCCGCACACCCCCCTCGCTGCTTTGGCTGTCATTTATTTTAGATCCGGATGGTATGCAGAAGCACTTGAAATGACAACTAGAGCCCTTGAAAGCGCCCCAAAAATACAAGACGTTTTTCAAGCGGTTCTTTGTAGAGCCGAATTTGAATCCAGCCATGGCATGAAAGAAGATGCCGAAAGAGATTATCTAAAGTTAAAAGAGTGTCAAAGTGCGATCCCTGAATCTTTTCAGTCAAGAATTGAAGCTTTAAAAAGAAGTTTAGAAGTGCCTTTAGAAGATGGTGTTAGCAATCGGATAAAGGAGATTACCCTTTCTCTACCGGGATCTAAAACCCCTTGGCTTTTGCATAAAGAACGTTCTCAATGCTACTTATATCAAAAGCAGTACGGAAGAGCTTTGCTCGATATTAGAAGGGCCGCTTCTCTAGCCCCGAACTTATATGAAGTTTGGGAAGCTATTTATTTTAGGACCCGATACCTCATGCAAAAAAATATGCTTAAGATCGCTTTTAAATCGCTAGATGAGCTTAGTATTTGCTTAGACCAAATGAAAGAATCAGAGAAAGAAAAGCTGGAAAAGTTAAAAAATACGCTTGTAAGGCAAAATTTAAAGCCAAAAAAAGACCCCATTTATCAATTGGCAAGCGGCGGCTGTAAAGAGCCCTCTCAAGCCTTTCAAGCTCGTTTAAAAGACTTTAAGGAAAAAGAGGCGGAGGAAAAAGAAGATCTGCTTTCAAAAGCCATTTCCCTAAAGAAAAAACATGAAGGGAGCTTGCAAAGACTCATAGAGGATTTAAAAATTGATACTCACGCCGGTCCGTTTCAATACTACCGAGCAGAAGCTCTTTACCATGAAGGAAGGTATAGCGAGGCTTTAGATATTTTGAATGCCTCTATTGAAGACGAGATTGAGAACCCTCATCTCTATTTTTTAAGAAGCTGTATTTACTATTCGCTACAAAACTTGGAGAAAGCCCTTGAAGACATTGAACTTGCGCTTCTTCTGTCTCCAATTGAAGTTAAGGAATACTTGCATACAGCTGAGATTATTACAGCCAGATTAGAGGGCGGGGTTTATGTTTCTTTAGATTTTCAAGAGGAAGCAAGAAAAAAACTTGATATAGTTAAAAAGAATATATTTTTGCATGGAGAAAGTTCGGAGCTTTTATTTGAGAAAATTAACCTTCATTTGATGCTTCAAGAACAAGAAGAAGCCAAAAAAGACGCTTTAAAATTAAAAGAGAGGCTGTCAGAGGATGACCCTCACTATGAAAAAGTTCTAGATATCTTGCAATTTTTAAACGGGGAAGGGACGAGTTCTTAA